The following proteins are encoded in a genomic region of Comamonas resistens:
- a CDS encoding HAD domain-containing protein codes for MSKTILYLDYDGVLHPEPVYRHPRGGMYFGVDHTGHALFEHAEILVDALALHPDVRIVLSTSWVRVLGFSQAKAYLPEALRSRVIGATFHSTMNKFEFDAMTRGAQVLADATRRSATRWVALDDDDEGWIGAASKHLVLTCGRNGIADPQAVAELSEKLQEYCMLR; via the coding sequence ATGTCCAAGACGATTCTCTATCTTGACTATGACGGAGTCCTGCATCCAGAGCCCGTCTACAGGCACCCTAGAGGTGGAATGTATTTCGGTGTCGACCACACTGGTCATGCCTTGTTCGAACACGCAGAAATCCTCGTTGACGCACTGGCGCTGCATCCTGACGTGCGTATCGTTTTGTCGACATCATGGGTTCGCGTTCTGGGATTCTCTCAAGCGAAGGCCTATCTTCCAGAAGCTTTACGATCACGAGTGATCGGTGCCACTTTTCACAGCACGATGAACAAATTTGAGTTCGATGCCATGACTCGCGGCGCACAAGTCTTGGCTGATGCAACACGGAGGTCGGCCACTCGTTGGGTGGCGCTCGATGATGATGACGAAGGATGGATAGGTGCTGCATCCAAGCATCTTGTGCTGACCTGCGGGCGCAATGGAATAGCAGATCCACAGGCAGTTGCCGAGCTCTCGGAAAAGCTGCAAGAGTATTGCATGTTGCGATAG
- a CDS encoding MerR family transcriptional regulator: protein MASYLPAIPAKRYFTIGEVADLCDVKPHVLRYWEQEFAQLKPMKRRGNRRYYQHHEVLMVRRIRELLYEQGFTISGARNRLRELASAGHASQSVRQGQELPAIASVLSQEALAEKNHLLQEILAQRPTKEVPTLSIEEVKEELLQIRSLLSL, encoded by the coding sequence ATGGCTTCCTATTTGCCAGCGATTCCCGCCAAGCGCTACTTCACCATTGGGGAGGTGGCTGATTTGTGCGATGTGAAGCCCCATGTGCTGCGCTATTGGGAGCAGGAGTTTGCGCAGCTCAAGCCCATGAAGCGCCGGGGTAATCGCCGTTACTACCAGCACCATGAAGTGCTGATGGTGCGTCGCATCCGCGAACTGCTTTATGAACAGGGCTTCACCATCAGCGGGGCACGCAACCGACTGCGTGAGCTGGCTTCTGCAGGTCATGCCAGTCAGTCCGTCAGGCAGGGGCAGGAGCTGCCCGCAATTGCTTCCGTGCTCTCTCAGGAAGCGTTGGCAGAGAAGAATCATTTGCTGCAGGAAATACTGGCGCAACGCCCCACCAAGGAGGTGCCAACGTTGAGCATTGAAGAAGTCAAAGAGGAGCTTTTGCAGATCAGGTCGCTGCTTTCTCTTTGA
- a CDS encoding integration host factor subunit alpha, protein MELAVESIDSPALTKAQLADLLFDEIGLNKREAKDMVDAFFDLISQKLVDGEDVKLSGFGNFQIRTKAPRPGRNPRTGELIPIAARRVVTFHASSKLKELIQGDSPEL, encoded by the coding sequence ATGGAGCTTGCTGTAGAGAGCATCGACAGCCCTGCGCTGACCAAGGCGCAGCTGGCCGATCTGCTGTTTGACGAAATCGGTTTGAACAAGCGCGAAGCCAAGGACATGGTGGATGCATTTTTCGACCTGATCTCGCAAAAGCTGGTGGACGGCGAAGATGTCAAGCTTTCGGGCTTTGGCAACTTCCAGATCCGCACCAAGGCGCCACGTCCCGGTCGCAATCCGCGCACCGGAGAGCTGATTCCCATCGCTGCGCGCCGCGTGGTGACCTTCCATGCCAGCAGCAAGCTCAAGGAGCTGATTCAGGGCGATAGCCCGGAGCTGTAG
- the pheT gene encoding phenylalanine--tRNA ligase subunit beta has product MQFPESWLREYCNPKLTTQELADTLTMAGLEVEELDPVAPPFTGIVVGEIKEAVQHPDADRLRICQVDVGGPELLNIVCGAPNARVGIRVPCATVGAELPPGEDGKPFKIKIGKLRGVQSFGMLCSAKELGIDEDASGLLEFPADAPLGQNVREYLNLDDTLFTLKLTPNLAHCLSVYGVARELSALTGTPLKALSFPAAAVALQDKLPVKIEATDLCGRFSGRIVRNVNTQVKTPQWMVDRLARCGQRSVSPLVDISNYVMFELGRPSHIFDLDKISGGLNVRWGKEGETLKLLNGNTIKIDDFIKVGVIADDKQVESLAGIMGGDATAVSDDTKNIYIEAAFWFPKAVAGRSRHFNFSTDAGHRFERGVDPEFTTEHIERITALVLEICGTPETQVGAMDDQKPNMPASKAVQLRVARAAKVIGMGVTQQQCLDALNGLGLPAAVASEGVISVTAPTFRFDINLEEDLIEEVARMIGYENLPTTKPLAPISPKLRAENERSPYAVRHELAGLGYQETINFSFVEEKWEQELAGNNNAIKLLNPIASHLSVMRSSLLGSLLQVLKFNVDRKAQRVRVFELGRVFFKDESVVDSDTTVKGFYQPMRVAGLAYGAADQLQWGRAEAKVDFYDVKGDVEALLAPAKPVFEPAEHPAMHPGRCARVLLDGKAIGFVGELHPQWRQEWDLAQAPVMFELELDAVLARQVPVFKPVAKHQAVERDIAVVVKEAVTHAQVMEAVQQGVQGGILRSAVLFDVFRPKKLKAGEEAAPGSLAQDEKSLAVRLTLGSDTASLTDAEIEAAMQGTIAALVERVAARLR; this is encoded by the coding sequence ATGCAATTTCCTGAATCCTGGTTGCGCGAATACTGCAACCCGAAGCTGACGACCCAAGAGCTGGCCGACACCCTGACCATGGCCGGTCTGGAAGTGGAGGAACTCGATCCCGTGGCACCTCCTTTCACCGGCATCGTGGTCGGCGAAATCAAGGAAGCCGTGCAGCACCCCGACGCCGACCGTCTGCGCATCTGCCAAGTGGATGTGGGCGGCCCCGAGCTGCTGAACATCGTTTGTGGCGCGCCCAATGCCCGCGTCGGCATCCGCGTGCCTTGCGCCACCGTGGGCGCCGAGCTGCCTCCCGGCGAAGACGGCAAGCCCTTCAAGATCAAGATCGGCAAGCTGCGCGGCGTGCAAAGCTTTGGCATGCTGTGCTCGGCCAAAGAGCTGGGCATTGACGAAGACGCCAGCGGCCTGCTGGAGTTTCCCGCCGATGCGCCCCTGGGCCAGAACGTGCGCGAGTACCTGAACCTGGACGACACGCTGTTTACGCTCAAGCTCACGCCCAATCTGGCGCACTGCCTGAGCGTCTACGGCGTGGCCCGCGAGCTGTCGGCCCTGACCGGCACGCCGCTCAAAGCCCTGTCCTTCCCCGCTGCTGCCGTGGCCTTGCAGGACAAGCTGCCGGTGAAGATCGAGGCGACCGATCTGTGCGGCCGCTTCTCGGGTCGTATCGTGCGCAATGTCAACACCCAGGTGAAGACGCCCCAGTGGATGGTGGATCGCCTGGCGCGTTGCGGCCAGCGCTCGGTCAGCCCGCTGGTGGACATCTCCAACTATGTGATGTTCGAGCTGGGCCGTCCCAGCCATATCTTCGATCTGGACAAGATCAGCGGCGGCCTGAATGTGCGCTGGGGCAAGGAGGGCGAAACGCTCAAGCTGCTCAATGGCAACACCATCAAGATCGACGACTTCATCAAGGTCGGCGTGATTGCCGATGACAAGCAGGTCGAGTCGCTGGCCGGCATCATGGGCGGCGACGCCACGGCCGTGTCCGACGACACGAAGAACATCTACATCGAAGCCGCGTTCTGGTTCCCCAAGGCCGTGGCCGGCCGTTCGCGCCACTTCAACTTCTCGACCGATGCCGGTCACCGCTTCGAGCGTGGCGTGGACCCCGAGTTCACCACCGAGCACATCGAGCGCATCACCGCGCTGGTGCTGGAAATCTGCGGCACGCCCGAGACACAGGTCGGTGCCATGGACGACCAGAAGCCCAATATGCCCGCCTCCAAGGCCGTGCAACTGCGCGTTGCGCGTGCGGCCAAGGTCATCGGCATGGGCGTGACCCAGCAGCAATGCCTGGATGCCTTGAACGGCCTGGGTCTGCCTGCTGCGGTGGCCAGCGAAGGCGTGATCAGCGTCACCGCTCCCACCTTCCGCTTCGACATCAATCTGGAAGAAGATCTGATCGAAGAAGTGGCCCGCATGATCGGCTACGAAAACCTGCCGACCACCAAGCCACTGGCCCCGATCTCGCCCAAGCTGCGCGCCGAGAACGAGCGCAGCCCCTATGCCGTGCGCCACGAGCTGGCGGGCCTGGGCTACCAGGAAACCATCAACTTCAGCTTTGTCGAAGAAAAGTGGGAGCAGGAGCTGGCCGGCAACAACAACGCCATCAAGCTGCTCAACCCCATCGCCAGCCATTTGAGCGTGATGCGCTCGTCCCTGCTGGGCTCGCTGCTGCAGGTGCTCAAGTTCAACGTGGACCGCAAGGCTCAGCGCGTGCGTGTGTTCGAGCTGGGTCGCGTGTTCTTCAAGGACGAGTCCGTGGTCGACTCCGACACCACCGTCAAGGGCTTTTATCAGCCCATGCGCGTGGCGGGTCTCGCCTACGGCGCTGCCGACCAGCTGCAATGGGGCAGGGCAGAAGCCAAGGTTGACTTCTACGACGTCAAGGGCGACGTGGAGGCACTGCTGGCCCCGGCCAAGCCCGTGTTCGAGCCTGCCGAGCATCCGGCCATGCACCCCGGTCGCTGCGCGCGCGTGCTGCTGGACGGCAAGGCCATCGGCTTTGTCGGCGAGCTGCACCCCCAATGGCGCCAGGAATGGGATCTGGCCCAGGCTCCGGTGATGTTCGAGCTGGAGCTTGATGCCGTGCTGGCCCGTCAGGTGCCCGTCTTCAAGCCTGTGGCCAAGCACCAGGCCGTGGAGCGCGACATTGCCGTGGTCGTCAAGGAAGCCGTGACCCACGCCCAGGTGATGGAAGCCGTGCAGCAAGGTGTGCAGGGCGGCATTCTGCGCTCGGCCGTGCTGTTCGACGTCTTCCGTCCCAAGAAGCTCAAGGCTGGCGAGGAAGCTGCACCGGGCAGTCTGGCCCAGGACGAGAAGAGCCTGGCCGTGCGTCTGACGCTGGGCAGCGACACCGCGTCGCTGACCGATGCGGAAATCGAGGCCGCCATGCAGGGCACCATTGCGGCTCTGGTTGAACGCGTTGCGGCTCGTCTGCGCTGA
- the pheS gene encoding phenylalanine--tRNA ligase subunit alpha: MNELDSLVESAQQLFAQAATPADLENAKAQFLGKSGKMTELMKGMAQLSVEEKKSRGAAINVAKQAIEAALTARRKALADAELQAHLKAEVLDVTLPGRRRGAGGLHPVSITLERIEGIFGSMGFDVAQGPEIESDWFNFTALNTPEDHPARSMHDTFYVEGGTAHAPNLLRTHTSPMQVRHAVQHVKKYRNQLDAGQSMPEIRVIAPGRTYRVDSDATHSPMFHQCEGLWIGENVSFKDLKVVFTDFCKTFFEQDDLVLRFRPSFFPFTEPSAEIDIQFQSGPLAGKWLEVAGSGQVHPNVVRNMGLDPEKYIGFAFGMGPDRLTMLRYGVNDLRLFFDGDIRFLSQFQ; this comes from the coding sequence ATGAACGAGTTGGATTCTCTGGTCGAGAGCGCGCAACAACTGTTTGCGCAGGCCGCCACCCCCGCTGATCTGGAAAACGCCAAGGCGCAGTTTCTGGGCAAGTCGGGCAAGATGACCGAGCTCATGAAGGGCATGGCGCAGCTTTCCGTCGAAGAGAAAAAATCGCGCGGCGCTGCCATCAATGTGGCCAAGCAAGCGATCGAAGCTGCTTTGACCGCCCGCCGCAAGGCCTTGGCCGATGCCGAGCTGCAGGCCCATCTGAAGGCCGAGGTGCTGGATGTGACCTTGCCCGGCCGCCGCCGCGGTGCCGGTGGTCTGCACCCCGTGTCCATCACGCTGGAGCGCATCGAGGGCATTTTTGGCTCCATGGGCTTTGATGTGGCCCAGGGCCCAGAGATCGAATCCGACTGGTTCAACTTCACGGCGCTGAACACGCCCGAAGACCACCCCGCGCGTTCCATGCACGACACCTTCTATGTGGAAGGCGGCACGGCCCACGCGCCCAACCTGCTGCGCACGCACACCAGCCCCATGCAGGTGCGCCACGCTGTGCAGCATGTCAAGAAATACCGCAATCAACTGGATGCTGGTCAGTCCATGCCCGAAATCCGCGTGATTGCCCCCGGCCGCACCTACCGTGTGGACTCGGACGCCACCCACTCACCCATGTTCCACCAGTGCGAAGGCCTGTGGATTGGCGAGAACGTGAGCTTCAAGGATTTGAAGGTCGTGTTCACCGACTTCTGCAAGACTTTCTTCGAGCAGGATGACCTGGTGCTGCGCTTCCGCCCCAGCTTCTTCCCGTTCACCGAGCCTTCGGCTGAAATCGACATTCAGTTCCAGAGCGGCCCTCTCGCCGGCAAGTGGCTGGAAGTGGCTGGCTCCGGCCAGGTGCACCCCAACGTGGTGCGCAATATGGGGCTGGATCCCGAAAAGTACATCGGCTTTGCCTTTGGCATGGGCCCCGACCGCCTGACCATGCTGCGTTATGGCGTGAACGACCTGCGCCTGTTCTTCGACGGCGACATCCGTTTCCTGTCGCAATTTCAGTAA
- the rplT gene encoding 50S ribosomal protein L20: protein MPRVKRGVTARARHKKVLALAKGFRGRRGNVFRVAKQAVMKAGQYAYRDRRTKKRVFRQLWIARINAAARELGLTYSQFANGLKKAAIEIDRKMLSDIAVHDKAAFAAIVDQVKAKLAA, encoded by the coding sequence ATGCCTCGCGTCAAACGTGGTGTAACGGCTCGCGCCCGTCACAAAAAAGTTCTGGCCCTTGCTAAGGGTTTCCGCGGCCGCCGTGGTAACGTCTTCCGCGTTGCCAAGCAAGCCGTAATGAAGGCTGGTCAGTACGCCTACCGTGACCGTCGTACCAAGAAGCGCGTGTTCCGCCAACTGTGGATCGCCCGTATCAATGCTGCTGCACGTGAACTGGGCCTGACCTACAGCCAATTCGCCAATGGCCTGAAGAAGGCTGCCATCGAAATCGACCGCAAGATGCTGTCCGATATCGCTGTGCACGACAAGGCTGCTTTTGCAGCCATCGTCGACCAAGTCAAGGCCAAGCTGGCTGCCTAA
- the rpmI gene encoding 50S ribosomal protein L35 yields MPKMKTKSSAKKRFRVRPGGTVKRGQAFKRHILTKKTTKNKRHLRGIVNVHSGDMGSIAKMLPSAGL; encoded by the coding sequence ATGCCCAAAATGAAGACCAAGAGCAGCGCGAAGAAGCGTTTTCGCGTTCGTCCCGGTGGTACCGTCAAGCGCGGTCAAGCCTTCAAGCGTCACATCTTGACCAAGAAGACCACGAAGAACAAGCGTCACCTGCGTGGCATTGTCAACGTGCATTCCGGCGATATGGGCTCCATCGCAAAGATGCTGCCTTCCGCAGGCCTGTAA
- the infC gene encoding translation initiation factor IF-3: MKTIATEFRDRRHREERKHRLNREIMAPEVRLSGPDNEPLGIVPLQEALRMAGELDVDLVEIAATAVPPVCRLMDYGKFKYQEQKKAAEAKAKQTVIEIKEVKFRPGTDDGDYNIKLRNIRRFLADGDKVKVTLRFRGREITHQQLGLNLLNRLRDDLADSIQVEQFPKLEGRQMIMMVAPARAGKKSAAAPKAQADSAAATPEAVDKA; this comes from the coding sequence GTGAAAACCATAGCTACTGAATTTCGCGATCGGCGCCACCGTGAAGAGCGCAAGCATCGACTGAACCGAGAAATCATGGCGCCTGAAGTGCGTCTGTCTGGACCTGATAACGAGCCGCTGGGCATTGTGCCGCTGCAAGAAGCGCTGCGCATGGCTGGTGAGTTGGACGTTGATCTGGTGGAAATTGCTGCGACGGCAGTTCCTCCTGTCTGTCGTCTGATGGACTACGGCAAGTTCAAGTACCAGGAGCAGAAGAAGGCAGCTGAGGCCAAGGCCAAGCAGACCGTCATCGAAATCAAGGAAGTGAAGTTCCGCCCTGGTACGGATGATGGCGACTACAACATCAAGCTGCGCAATATCCGCCGCTTCCTGGCTGATGGCGACAAGGTGAAGGTCACGCTGCGTTTCCGTGGCCGTGAAATCACGCACCAGCAACTGGGTCTGAATCTGCTCAATCGTCTGCGTGACGATCTGGCCGACTCCATCCAGGTGGAGCAGTTCCCCAAGCTGGAAGGCCGTCAGATGATCATGATGGTTGCCCCGGCTCGTGCAGGTAAAAAGTCTGCTGCTGCCCCAAAAGCCCAGGCTGATAGCGCCGCTGCTACACCTGAGGCCGTAGATAAGGCATAA
- the thrS gene encoding threonine--tRNA ligase, giving the protein MVQITLPDGSKREYPGPVSVADVAASIGTGLAKAALAGKINDKVVDTSFVIEQDSPLSIITAKDADGLDVIRHSTAHLLAYAVKELFPEAQVTIGPVIENGFYYDFSYKRPFTPEDLAAIEKKMTELANKDEQVVRRVLPRDEAVQYFKGLGENYKAEIIASIPSNEDVSLYREGAFEDLCRGPHVPSTGKLKHFKLMKVAGAYWRGDHRNEMLQRIYGTAWASKDELQQYLHRLEEAEKRDHRKLGRELDLFHIDECSPGTVFWHPKGWSIWQQVEQYMRKVYQDNGYQEVKAPQILDKGLWEKTGHWDKYRENMFTTESEKREYALKPMNCPGHIIIFKQGIKSYRDLPLRFGEFGNCHRNEPTGSLHGIMRVRAFTQDDGHIFCTEDQIQAEVTAFTSLLQKVYADFGFTNILYRLSTRPEKRIGTDESWDKAENALAEGLRASGCEFEYLPGEGAFYGPKIEYTLKDALGREWQCGTIQVDPNLPERLDAEFVGEDGERHRPIMLHRAIVGSLERFIGILIEQHAGALPAWLAPVQVAVLNITDAQSDYAREVAEKLQKALPNQSVRVVTDLRNEKITYKIREHSMQKLPFILVAGDKEKAAGAVAVRARGNKDLGVMSVDAFVELLSKDIAAKA; this is encoded by the coding sequence ATGGTCCAAATCACTCTTCCCGACGGTTCCAAGCGCGAATATCCAGGTCCGGTTTCCGTGGCCGATGTGGCTGCATCGATTGGCACAGGTCTGGCCAAGGCCGCGCTGGCCGGCAAGATCAACGACAAGGTGGTGGACACCAGCTTTGTGATCGAGCAGGACTCGCCCCTGTCCATCATCACTGCCAAGGATGCCGATGGCCTGGATGTGATCCGTCACTCCACCGCCCACTTGCTGGCCTACGCAGTCAAGGAGCTGTTCCCCGAAGCCCAGGTCACCATCGGTCCCGTGATCGAGAACGGCTTCTACTACGACTTCTCGTACAAGCGCCCGTTCACGCCCGAGGATCTGGCGGCTATCGAAAAGAAGATGACCGAGCTGGCCAACAAGGACGAGCAGGTGGTGCGCCGCGTGCTGCCCCGTGATGAAGCCGTGCAGTACTTCAAGGGCCTGGGTGAGAACTACAAGGCCGAGATCATTGCCTCCATCCCCAGCAACGAGGACGTGAGCCTGTACCGTGAAGGTGCGTTTGAAGACCTGTGCCGCGGCCCTCATGTGCCCAGCACCGGCAAGCTTAAGCACTTCAAGCTGATGAAGGTGGCTGGCGCCTACTGGCGCGGCGATCACCGTAACGAGATGCTGCAGCGCATCTATGGCACGGCATGGGCCTCGAAGGACGAGTTGCAGCAATACCTGCATCGCCTGGAAGAAGCCGAGAAGCGCGATCACCGCAAGCTGGGCCGTGAACTCGATCTGTTCCACATCGACGAATGCTCGCCCGGTACCGTGTTCTGGCACCCCAAGGGCTGGAGCATCTGGCAGCAGGTCGAACAGTACATGCGCAAGGTCTATCAGGACAACGGCTACCAGGAAGTCAAGGCGCCGCAGATCCTGGACAAGGGTCTGTGGGAGAAGACCGGCCACTGGGACAAGTACCGCGAAAACATGTTCACGACCGAGTCCGAAAAGCGTGAATATGCTCTGAAGCCGATGAACTGCCCGGGCCACATCATCATCTTCAAGCAAGGCATCAAGAGCTATCGCGACCTGCCGCTGCGCTTCGGCGAATTCGGCAACTGCCACCGCAACGAGCCCACCGGCTCCCTGCACGGCATCATGCGCGTGCGCGCCTTCACGCAGGACGACGGCCACATCTTCTGTACCGAAGACCAGATCCAGGCGGAAGTGACGGCCTTCACCTCGCTGCTGCAGAAGGTCTATGCTGACTTCGGTTTCACCAACATTCTGTACCGCCTGTCGACACGTCCCGAAAAGCGTATCGGTACGGACGAGAGCTGGGACAAGGCAGAGAACGCGCTGGCCGAAGGCCTGCGTGCTTCGGGTTGCGAGTTCGAATATCTGCCCGGCGAAGGTGCCTTCTACGGCCCCAAGATCGAGTACACGCTGAAGGACGCGCTGGGCCGCGAATGGCAGTGCGGCACGATTCAGGTCGACCCCAACCTGCCCGAGCGCCTCGATGCCGAATTCGTGGGAGAAGATGGCGAGCGCCACCGTCCCATCATGCTGCACCGCGCGATCGTGGGCTCGCTCGAGCGCTTCATCGGTATCTTGATCGAGCAGCACGCTGGCGCCTTGCCCGCATGGCTGGCTCCGGTGCAGGTGGCGGTGCTCAATATCACCGATGCGCAGTCGGACTATGCCCGCGAGGTGGCGGAAAAGCTGCAAAAAGCACTGCCGAATCAAAGTGTTAGAGTAGTGACTGATCTGCGCAATGAAAAGATTACGTATAAAATACGTGAGCATTCAATGCAGAAGCTGCCTTTTATCCTGGTTGCAGGCGACAAGGAGAAGGCGGCTGGTGCGGTTGCAGTGCGCGCCCGGGGTAACAAAGACCTCGGTGTGATGTCGGTTGATGCGTTTGTTGAATTGCTCTCCAAGGACATCGCAGCTAAGGCTTGA
- a CDS encoding cytochrome-c peroxidase, which yields MLGQLFLKSGAATALAALCAFAAQAQGVPETRVWLAPGAGARVVAMIAATPQVAQRYDPTQAKFTPDPQLVALGRQLFHDTRLSEPSGTSCASCHDPARAFGPDLRRGLRDAEKSPGTALGSRAGQFGQRAAPSLLYARYVPRRYFYQDDDALVPSFFGGLMVDASSDSLAEQVSAPLLNPREMNNRSVANLLARLRRNGVAQMLVPRFGEKVRSDPKALLDALGVSLQAYLQSDELSPFTSKFDRFIRGQGNLDVAELRGLALFKNPDKGNCASCHTVSETASRPERSLFTDFGYEALAAPRNKRLVENRNPRHFDNGLCETAKKLKWPEPGQWCGYVRTPGLRNAAIRQSFMHNGSLSSLREVMEFYNTRGTDPVRWFGKSGTFDDLAPEFHDNVNVNSPPLNRKPGSVTALSDTDIDDLVSFLRTLTDERYVALMPLVPQRR from the coding sequence ATGCTTGGCCAGTTGTTTTTGAAGTCTGGCGCCGCCACCGCGCTGGCGGCGCTTTGTGCTTTCGCCGCACAGGCGCAAGGAGTGCCTGAAACACGGGTCTGGCTCGCTCCGGGTGCTGGCGCGAGGGTGGTGGCGATGATTGCAGCTACACCGCAGGTCGCCCAGCGCTACGACCCGACCCAGGCCAAGTTCACGCCCGACCCGCAGCTTGTCGCGCTGGGGCGGCAGCTGTTCCATGACACACGGCTGTCGGAGCCATCGGGGACCTCCTGTGCAAGCTGCCATGACCCGGCGCGTGCATTCGGTCCGGACCTGCGGCGCGGCCTTCGCGATGCCGAGAAAAGCCCGGGCACTGCGCTGGGCAGCCGGGCGGGGCAGTTTGGCCAGCGTGCAGCGCCTTCGCTGCTGTACGCGCGCTATGTGCCGCGCCGGTATTTTTATCAGGACGACGATGCCCTCGTGCCGTCCTTTTTCGGCGGTCTGATGGTGGATGCGAGCAGCGACTCGCTGGCCGAGCAGGTGAGCGCACCCTTGCTCAACCCGCGCGAGATGAACAACCGCAGCGTGGCAAACCTGCTCGCGCGCCTCAGGCGTAACGGCGTCGCACAGATGCTCGTGCCGCGGTTTGGCGAAAAGGTGAGAAGCGATCCTAAGGCCCTGCTTGATGCTTTGGGCGTTTCGCTGCAGGCCTATCTCCAATCGGATGAACTGTCGCCATTCACGTCGAAGTTCGACCGCTTCATTCGGGGTCAGGGAAATCTGGATGTGGCTGAATTGCGCGGTCTTGCTCTGTTCAAGAATCCGGATAAGGGCAACTGCGCTTCATGCCATACCGTGTCCGAGACGGCTTCGCGCCCGGAGCGCTCGCTGTTCACGGATTTCGGCTATGAGGCCCTGGCGGCGCCGCGCAACAAAAGGCTTGTTGAAAACCGCAATCCGCGGCATTTCGACAACGGCCTGTGCGAAACCGCGAAAAAACTGAAGTGGCCGGAGCCCGGACAATGGTGCGGCTATGTGCGCACGCCGGGCCTGCGCAATGCGGCCATCCGCCAGAGCTTTATGCACAACGGATCGCTGTCTTCACTGCGCGAGGTGATGGAGTTCTACAACACGCGCGGGACAGATCCTGTGCGCTGGTTTGGCAAGAGCGGGACGTTCGATGATCTGGCGCCGGAATTTCACGACAACGTGAACGTGAACTCGCCTCCGCTCAACCGCAAGCCGGGCAGTGTTACGGCGCTCTCCGATACGGACATTGATGACCTTGTGAGTTTCTTGCGCACCTTGACTGATGAGCGCTACGTGGCGCTCATGCCACTTGTACCGCAGCGCCGCTGA